A part of Candidatus Binatia bacterium genomic DNA contains:
- a CDS encoding DNA internalization-related competence protein ComEC/Rec2 produces the protein MRSDDSDSTQVLFRYPSSWLIAATLALLIGQAIAASPLIFPPVYLSLLLIPLPFIFWRVGFGWAVLCLLSAVALSAGYWRHLQLLEPKFPPDHLRSVIQEDSRLYLEGVLHQEPEKLPQRSRWLVRVLRVWHPTGSQEISGDILLTVRTGSRDWHYGDRIRFWVEPRIPRDNGNPGGFDYAAFLARRGIYATGFLVSDRSVELLSRAPPGAWSALESLRREIRRFIDQSFPSPDDAALMKALVVGDMGGISRETRADFTVAGVNHVLSISGLHVGMLGVVVFLLVRFLGSFSAILLLRFNLLKLATFCSFLAVLFYTALAGAAVPTVRSAIMIGVYELAVLLDREEEVFASLALAALLIALVWPGVVMDISFQLSFLAVLFIVWGSRKMLEWWPAERRRDELPQERSRWRPLMRRAVLYLAVPLLATVGTGPMIAHHFGHLSWAGFISNPLVVPLVGFVIVPLGLVIGFFAVTAPALAAPFVSAAAPLSALLHQTVHYLARLPMANLAVPLPNYWEVALLYAAILSVLLFRRPAQLAIALGFGSLLILGDGYYWWQERWHRKELRVTHLSVGHGDAAVVEFPGSRVLLIDAGGSAGGEFDIGGAIVAPFLRSRKILKVDYLLVSHPRVDHYGGMRTVVEEFAPVEFWSGPGKGRTARYEDLEGAVERSGVKRIYLGSREPCREVEGVKLCVVYPPDDDNDEGSVVLRLSFDRVRFLFGSDIDGRDEKLLLADGANISSAVVKAPRHGSVSSSTDAFVAAVKPRLAIFSVGSRNGLPHENVLGRYAAAGAKILRTDQDGAITIETDGRRIRYRTYRSGKRGELGY, from the coding sequence ATGCGCTCCGACGACTCCGATTCTACGCAAGTTCTTTTCCGCTATCCGTCCTCCTGGCTCATCGCCGCGACATTGGCTCTTCTCATCGGGCAAGCAATCGCCGCAAGCCCGCTAATTTTTCCGCCGGTCTACTTGTCGCTGCTTCTGATCCCGCTGCCTTTTATTTTTTGGCGCGTCGGTTTTGGCTGGGCGGTTCTCTGCCTGCTGTCCGCCGTGGCTTTATCAGCCGGCTATTGGCGCCACCTTCAACTTCTCGAGCCGAAATTTCCACCCGACCACTTGCGCTCGGTGATACAGGAAGATTCCCGGCTCTACCTCGAAGGGGTGCTTCACCAAGAACCGGAAAAGCTGCCGCAGCGGAGCCGTTGGCTCGTCCGCGTTCTGCGAGTCTGGCATCCGACCGGGTCGCAGGAAATATCGGGCGACATTTTGCTCACCGTGCGCACCGGCAGCCGCGATTGGCACTACGGCGACCGCATTCGATTTTGGGTCGAGCCGCGGATTCCGCGCGACAACGGCAACCCCGGAGGCTTCGATTACGCCGCGTTTCTGGCGCGGCGGGGAATCTACGCGACCGGGTTTCTCGTCAGCGATCGAAGCGTGGAACTCCTGTCCAGGGCGCCGCCGGGCGCTTGGAGCGCGCTCGAATCTCTACGGCGGGAGATTCGCCGCTTTATCGATCAGAGCTTCCCGTCGCCGGACGACGCGGCCTTGATGAAAGCGCTCGTCGTCGGCGACATGGGCGGCATCTCGCGCGAGACGCGCGCGGATTTTACGGTGGCGGGAGTGAATCACGTTCTCTCCATCTCCGGCCTCCACGTCGGCATGCTCGGCGTGGTCGTCTTTCTCCTCGTCCGATTTCTCGGCTCATTCAGCGCAATACTGCTGCTGCGCTTTAATTTGCTCAAGCTCGCGACATTTTGTTCCTTCCTCGCCGTGCTTTTTTATACTGCGCTCGCCGGCGCGGCGGTGCCGACGGTGCGCTCGGCGATCATGATCGGGGTTTACGAGCTTGCGGTTCTTCTCGACCGCGAGGAAGAGGTTTTCGCCAGCCTGGCTTTGGCCGCGCTCCTCATAGCCCTCGTCTGGCCGGGGGTGGTCATGGATATTTCTTTTCAACTCTCTTTCCTCGCGGTGCTCTTCATCGTGTGGGGCTCGCGCAAGATGCTGGAGTGGTGGCCGGCCGAGCGCCGGCGCGACGAGCTGCCGCAGGAGCGGAGTCGCTGGCGCCCTTTGATGCGGCGGGCGGTTCTCTATCTCGCCGTTCCGCTCTTGGCCACCGTCGGTACCGGCCCGATGATCGCGCACCACTTCGGCCATCTTTCGTGGGCGGGCTTTATTTCCAATCCCCTCGTTGTGCCGCTGGTCGGCTTCGTCATCGTCCCACTCGGCCTGGTCATCGGCTTCTTCGCCGTGACGGCGCCGGCGCTGGCTGCGCCTTTCGTCTCGGCGGCCGCGCCGTTATCCGCGCTGCTCCATCAAACGGTTCACTATCTTGCGCGATTGCCGATGGCGAATTTGGCTGTGCCGCTGCCCAATTACTGGGAAGTCGCGCTATTGTACGCGGCGATTTTATCCGTTCTGCTCTTTCGCCGTCCGGCCCAACTCGCCATCGCGCTCGGCTTCGGTTCTCTCCTGATTCTAGGCGACGGCTACTATTGGTGGCAGGAACGGTGGCATCGAAAGGAGCTTAGAGTCACGCATCTCAGTGTCGGCCACGGCGACGCAGCCGTGGTCGAGTTTCCCGGCTCGCGGGTTCTGTTGATCGACGCTGGCGGCTCGGCCGGCGGCGAATTCGATATCGGGGGCGCAATCGTCGCGCCCTTTTTGCGCTCGCGCAAGATTTTGAAAGTCGACTATTTGCTGGTCAGTCATCCCCGAGTGGACCATTACGGCGGGATGAGAACCGTCGTGGAAGAATTTGCGCCGGTGGAATTCTGGTCCGGACCGGGCAAGGGGCGTACGGCCCGTTACGAGGATCTGGAGGGCGCCGTGGAGCGCTCGGGCGTCAAAAGAATTTATCTCGGCAGCCGGGAACCGTGCCGCGAAGTCGAAGGGGTGAAACTCTGCGTGGTTTATCCTCCGGACGACGACAACGACGAGGGCTCGGTGGTTTTACGCCTGAGCTTCGATCGCGTCCGCTTTCTCTTCGGCAGCGATATCGACGGTAGGGACGAGAAGCTTCTGCTTGCCGACGGGGCGAACATCTCCAGCGCTGTCGTCAAGGCGCCCCGTCACGGCAGCGTGAGCTCCAGCACGGATGCCTTTGTCGCCGCGGTGAAGCCGCGCTTGGCGATATTTTCCGTCGGCTCGCGCAACGGCCTGCCGCACGAGAACGTTCTCGGGCGCTACGCGGCCGCGGGGGCGAAGATTTTACGCACGGATCAGGACGGCGCGATCACGATCGAAACCGACGGGCGCCGCATCCGCTACCGAACTTATCGGAGCGGGAAGAGGGGAGAGCTGGGTTATTGA
- a CDS encoding cupin domain-containing protein, with translation MAAQEKQKLWSITPFEKWVEEEGLPIIGGQYVYDVAEVKLAPWERTGCYGALLDLESDPIPGALVSGTGLTAYLCDIPPRGKFKAEKHLYEEVIYIVKGVGGATIWNEGSRKHTFEWQEGSLFATPLNAWHELYNGQGSETARLLVVTNAPAVINLYRSRDFVYRNAHVFSDRFTGAEPDYFNPKGKKLEARFLETNFVANVKTLDLDAWSDRGPGKNMMFMIADGALMAHVSEFPVGTYKKAHSHHMQSGRGGFAGKAHILVLSGEGYDLQWPPADNQHREKINWKEGTLFTAGRGYHQHFNTSNRQARYLAFRTGNPRYSGATGTRYKMTGGEQIEFAQEDPEIRGMFIEELKKQGIPCAMPAT, from the coding sequence ATGGCGGCTCAGGAAAAACAAAAACTGTGGTCGATTACTCCTTTTGAAAAGTGGGTGGAAGAAGAGGGCCTGCCGATTATCGGCGGACAGTACGTTTACGACGTCGCTGAGGTGAAACTTGCTCCATGGGAACGCACGGGATGTTATGGCGCGCTGCTGGATCTCGAATCCGATCCGATTCCGGGCGCCCTGGTCAGCGGGACGGGCTTGACCGCCTATCTATGCGACATACCGCCGCGCGGAAAATTCAAGGCCGAAAAGCATCTCTACGAAGAGGTGATTTACATCGTCAAAGGGGTGGGAGGCGCGACGATCTGGAATGAAGGGAGCAGGAAACATACCTTCGAGTGGCAGGAGGGAAGCCTTTTTGCGACTCCTTTGAACGCCTGGCACGAACTGTACAATGGCCAGGGGAGCGAGACGGCCCGATTGCTGGTCGTGACCAACGCTCCGGCCGTCATCAATCTCTATCGGAGCAGGGATTTTGTTTACCGCAACGCGCACGTGTTTTCCGATCGTTTTACCGGCGCGGAGCCCGACTACTTCAATCCCAAAGGCAAGAAGCTCGAAGCCAGATTTCTGGAAACCAACTTCGTCGCCAACGTGAAGACTCTCGATCTCGACGCGTGGTCCGACCGGGGTCCGGGAAAAAACATGATGTTCATGATCGCCGACGGCGCCTTGATGGCGCATGTGTCGGAGTTTCCCGTCGGCACTTACAAGAAGGCCCATAGCCACCACATGCAGTCGGGCAGGGGAGGCTTCGCCGGAAAGGCGCACATTTTAGTCTTGAGCGGCGAAGGGTACGATCTCCAGTGGCCGCCGGCGGACAACCAACACAGAGAAAAGATAAACTGGAAAGAAGGGACGCTCTTTACCGCGGGTCGCGGCTATCATCAGCATTTCAACACGTCAAACCGTCAGGCGCGATATCTCGCCTTTCGCACCGGCAACCCCAGGTACTCCGGCGCCACCGGCACGCGGTACAAGATGACCGGCGGTGAGCAGATCGAGTTTGCTCAGGAGGACCCTGAGATCAGGGGCATGTTCATCGAGGAGCTTAAGAAGCAGGGCATCCCTTGCGCGATGCCAGCGACTTAA
- a CDS encoding class I SAM-dependent methyltransferase yields the protein MKRSHLVGSWLLFLCLSLISVGFFSQAQTAEEYKPQVGQEGKDVVWVPSPQALVDKMLDMAKVTPQDYVIDLGSGDGRTVITAAKRGAKALGIEYNPDMVELSKRAAAKEGVADKAQFMKADIFETDFSQATVLTLFLLPELNLRLRPTILDMKPGTRVVSNSFTMGEWQDDETATLGGPNCMNWCTAHFWIVPAKVAGTWQLPQGELTLKQEFQMISGSLRNGGKTTAISNGKMRGDQITFSAGGAQYTGRVNGNGIEGTVKGGSGGKWTATKK from the coding sequence ATGAAACGATCGCATCTCGTTGGTTCTTGGTTGCTGTTTCTCTGCCTGTCGCTGATCAGCGTCGGTTTTTTCTCCCAGGCGCAGACGGCTGAGGAATACAAGCCACAGGTCGGCCAGGAAGGTAAGGACGTCGTCTGGGTGCCGTCGCCTCAAGCGCTGGTGGATAAGATGTTGGATATGGCGAAAGTCACGCCGCAAGATTATGTAATCGACTTGGGCTCGGGCGACGGCCGCACGGTCATCACGGCGGCGAAACGCGGCGCCAAGGCCCTCGGCATCGAGTACAACCCGGACATGGTCGAGCTGTCGAAGCGCGCCGCCGCCAAAGAAGGCGTTGCAGACAAGGCGCAGTTTATGAAGGCCGATATTTTCGAGACCGATTTTTCCCAGGCCACGGTGCTCACGTTGTTCTTGCTGCCTGAACTCAACCTCAGGCTCCGTCCCACGATTCTCGACATGAAGCCGGGCACCCGCGTCGTGTCGAATTCCTTCACCATGGGGGAATGGCAGGACGACGAAACGGCCACGCTGGGAGGCCCCAACTGCATGAACTGGTGCACGGCCCATTTCTGGATCGTGCCGGCGAAAGTCGCGGGCACCTGGCAATTGCCGCAGGGTGAGCTCACGCTCAAGCAGGAATTCCAGATGATCTCCGGGTCGCTCAGAAACGGCGGCAAGACGACAGCCATCTCCAACGGCAAGATGCGCGGGGATCAAATCACTTTCAGCGCCGGCGGCGCCCAGTACACCGGCCGCGTCAACGGCAACGGCATCGAGGGGACCGTCAAGGGCGGCAGCGGCGGGAAGTGGACGGCGACAAAGAAATAA